A genomic window from Yarrowia lipolytica chromosome 1D, complete sequence includes:
- a CDS encoding uncharacterized protein (Compare to YALI0D08800g, no similarity) produces MLKHPWWKTKPKLAARGESLNRRLNKRTDNFSNSLRNYHQLFIGTINNAQEITFPSALHATDVAARRRGLLSFDDLGTLFYEKAATGDDPEAMALVWQLYQEILGSSVVLAAEAAVGQQYKNSWQENEDKMHSLRLELNCRMGEIHRLRQKLGKDAVSCGTDSRDVKVLFNDRNKPLHITVSKDHISLSEAIESEAFKTQQSPETGSDCCTLDTNGGSIMDNSPMTLSSPISIPLSSSATTRGNERVLSAPEQPSSSRYLSTKRFPSLVSRLTRRKVRIYSEVDVVQPVWYPKSGGSVMTNGSVRTRYETGSIARFKVKLNPSTCDTVGQQTKEYRDWAVAKAERKYGELFVPS; encoded by the coding sequence ATGTTGAAACATCCGTGGTGGAAAACGAAACCGAAACTGGCAGCCCGAGGAGAGTCTCTCAACCGAAGACTCAACAAGAGAACCGAcaacttctccaactcTCTGAGAAACTACCACCAGCTGTTCATCGGGACCATCAACAACGCTCAGGAGATCACCTTTCCGTCTGCTCTCCACGCTACAGATGTGGCTGCCAGGCGCAGGGGGCTCCTTTCCTTCGACGACCTGGGGACGCTGTTCTACGAAAAGGCAGCCACGGGAGACGACCCCGAAGCTATGGCGCTCGTCTGGCAGCTCTACCAGGAGATCCTGGGCTCTTCTGTGGTACTGGCTGCGGAAGCAGCCGTAGGACAACAATACAAGAACAGCTGGCAGGAAAACGAAGACAAGATGCACAGTCTCAGATTAGAACTCAACTGTCGAATGGGAGAGATCCATAGGCTGAGACAGAAGCTTGGGAAAGATGCCGTCTCCTGCGGAACGGACTCTAGAGACGTCAAGGTGCTCTTCAATGACAGAAACAAGCCTCTACATATCACCGTCAGCAAGGATCACATAAGTCTCAGTGAGGCCATTGAATCAGAAGCCTTTAAAACCCAACAATCTCCAGAAACTGGTTCCGACTGCTGCACTCTTGATACCAACGGTGGTTCTATCATGGATAATAGCCCTATGACTCTATCGTCACCCATTTCGATACCCCTTTCTTCCTCAGCGACAACAAGAGGTAATGAAAGAGTTCTGAGTGCGCCCGAGCAGCCCAGCTCGTCGCGATACCTTAGCACCAAGAGATTTCCGTCCCTTGTGAGCCGCCTGACTCGCAGAAAAGTGAGAATCTACTCAGAAGTGGACGTGGTTCAACCCGTGTGGTACCCCAAGAGTGGAGGAAGTGTGATGACCAATGGCAGTGTTAGAACACGATATGAGACCGGCTCAATTGCGCGCTTCAAGGTGAAACTGAACCCTTCCACGTGTGATACCGTTGGTCAGCAGACAAAAGAGTATCGAGATTGGGCTGTAGCC